Genomic window (Bombus pascuorum chromosome 8, iyBomPasc1.1, whole genome shotgun sequence):
ggaagaaatacaaaatataattggaATAACTACATACCACACCCAATTTTTCTGATGCCTTTGCTTTCCATATACGAATATTCATTTCATCACTACCActaataacatatttattatcaagAGACCAGGCCACGCATGTTAATCTTTGCATGCGTTTTGTATGGTAAACTTCTCGAGAATGACCTTTGTCTACTTCAAAAATGCGAATTGATTTATCATAACTACCAGACACAAATTCTCTACCAGTCGGCGAATAATCCACATCAATTACAGCCTCTACATGGTCCATATGCACATTTACTGGTGTTTTCAACTTACGAATGTCATATGTATATAAGCTAAATAAGAAAACATGTTATACTCAATTTCTCTATATAAACTTTGATATCAAATAACACGATATATCATCTTTCTCAAACTTACTTATAGTCTTCATTAGCACATGTAAAAGTAACAGCCTCCATAGGATTCCAAGACAATTTATTAGTTCTTAACCTCATAAACACTTTTCGCAATGGTCCTGTTTCTCTGGCATCATACAGAATTATACTACGGTCACTTGCACAAGCAGCTGCAAAAttcatatgtatttataatgttGAAATATGATCCTCATTAGGTAcaataatcgataattttatacCAAATAAATTGCACTGCACaggattatatttaatatcgtacAAACTGTCAACACCCCATTTAAATGTACGAATTGGTTCATTCCTTGTTTCTTCCCACAAATGGCATACTTCACCACATGTTGCAAATATTGGCTGAGTTCGGTGATGAGAGATTCCACTTATTATagtctacaaaatattcatatattttgaatcaatatagtaaaataatatttgtttttttgttctttaatatttaatatcctaCTTTactaataattgtatttattggtTCTTCCTCGTTGAATGATGGTTTTCTTGATTTCCATGTTTTAATAGTCTTATCATCACCAACAGAGATAAAGTTTTCGCCACTTACGCTAAATACAATTCCCCGTACTATGCCATTATGCGCCAAAATGTTACGTGtacatacattatatataagatTCCATACTCTTATTTCTCCATCAAAAGCTCCACTAATTAGAGTAGACAATTGAGAAGGATGTTTATAAAAGCAAGACACACCATCTTTATGTCCTTCTAAGCATCTTACAAAAGGTTTTGCAAATACTTTCTCTAACTTTATTGCATTTAAAGCTCTGGTATACTCTCTTGCTGCTTCAAAAGGATGTAATGCCGGATCATAATTCCTAGGAACtacaaacaaaaaatgtacaaaattagttaataatccatttgaataaaacattataaatgtTGCATTGTACGATaagaaatatggaaatatttataaagaaagtTTACTTTAccattatttgttatttcaaacaatatgtatcttaaaataaaactaaccTTTATGAATATCACGTTTCGTTTCTCGTAAATAATCATCTGGATTTCTTGTCAGAATTTTCACTTTCATTTTGCAAGTATTTTAAttcagtaaaatttttaacaacgTATATTCCTTTAGTAGAATACGTCATGTATACATTAAACATGTGCGATAAATGTTCAGCACTTGTACTCTTGTAAATTGTAATCAGGCAGTTATAAGTTTTAAACTATggatacatagaataaaaattaaattcctagaagttttagaaatattcaataattattcaataaaatattcaatcaaATATCTGCTATgtctaaaacaataaaaatcgGTATTCATTATtgtttttctgtaatttttatatataggtTTTGATTTGTAGGATTCAAAAATGCAAGTTATAAGTTGTGGAATCTAGTGGTTCAAAAATTATGACCATATGAAACATATAGCATTTTTAGGGTTTTTTACACTTTACTTTGGTACCATATTGCCTTCTATCCATACTTCGTCCAATGAATAGATTGCACAAACGACATCTGATTGGTCCGCACAGGTGAGCTCTCATGTGAGATTCACATACTCTCAACTTTCGTGTACCTTATTTAAAAACGTAATATCTTCGTATCACTTCCATCAACAATACTATCAGATCTATATTCTTATGACAGCAAAAATGTCGTCACAAAAATTCATACGATCGGCAACTTCATTGTCATGGAAGCGATCTCTTCCCTCATTCAGTCCATAACTGGCTGCCAATTGGTTTCTATTCTTTGAATACATACTATCAGGAGCTGTAGTTAAATTCGTGCAAAATTAGTTTGTACTAACGTTtgttaacaaaaaataaatcttgaCTTAAACCAAAACCAATCTCGGGTTTACTTACAAATCTCACACAGTGATTGATTGTTCTATGTACCTTCAcggaatgaaaagaaataaaaaatgaaacggaAAAGACTACAAAAAAgcaataaagaagaaaatgaaacaaaaagaaacgtaGCGATTAAAAAAAAGCATAAATGAATACTCCGAACGCATTAGAAAAGCTATTATTTGCAGGCCTTGAGGCATTGAGTCAGAGTGAAAGACcaaatatgcaaaatacatatatatcatacaaaaatacatttgactTAACCCGCCAAAGTGACTGCCACTTACGTGCAATCAGTGACTCCATGGACTCCAATGGAGGTAATATGGCATCAAAATAACTTGTAAAATACCCTAAAAATGCCCTGTTTTACATAATCATAACTTTTGAACCACTGAGTTCTGCAACTTGAAACTTACATTTTCGAATTCTACGAATCGGAAACTAcaatattgcaaataaaataatcaataattttcGGTTCCTTGAAGTAAAGGTCAGCCTATTTTTTCCAAACTATTTAACTAATAAaggaatgaaattatttataaatgtacttGTCTTGGTATGGGGAACacctattttctattttcctttatttaccAAATTACTACACCtttccataaataatatataataaaggtTTCGAATATGTTTTTGTTAATTCTGATTAAaagtttaaacaaaaattatttatataaaatacatacatatataacatgCACACAAATCTTACCAGtcgtatatatgtgtatatatgtgtgtgtgttcTTATATCCATGATATTCCTACTGTGCTTTAAGTTAGTAGTACCTAAGCGATTAATAGGAAGGATTAGTCAGCTCATGAACATAAATCGTTAAAAGTAAGTTAAGTGATCAATTTTTCTGGACTGTGATAGtcagtaaattaaaaaattgtataaacgaataaattgaGTTAATTGCTACGTAGAATGATATAAGAcaacaaaatacaaatattcaattaattaattttgtaatacaatTAAGCAAGGTCAGAATGTTACTTTTGAAATATAGTTAGtctgttttaaaatacaatttatttatagatatgtAACCTATAAAAATTACGTTTAAGAAAATGTACGagtatttaatacatttataaacatattttgaaGTATTCTTGATTTTCTAAATCCctaataaatttcgtaatatacaataaacaatatttttcaaattaaattatgtgtgaaaatataaatattatgttatattagtACTTGAATAGTATTTTTTAGCATTTACACACTGTAATGTTTATActctattatatttaattaattaaatttattaatatatgttatggttttatgaattaaagatgtaatatttaatacaaatgaactataaatagtatttattGTTGTAGAATGTTCTGTACAAGATTGATCAGGCAATTCAAATTATTAAGAATAAGACAATTACATTCGACTTTtgtaagaaatgaaaataaatccgtTAGTGAGAAATCTAAAACTACTGAAACATCACAATCTACGGATCAGAAGGAACCAGTTGATTTTGTAACAGGTAtatcatacatatttttaacattaatgttcttaattttatccaaaatatataaaaaattgtggTACTTTAGGGCCACCTATGGTTGCTCTATCTAATAtggataaaagaatattagttTGGGTCAAACGGTATCCTAGTCTGGATCAAGTTCCAGATTATGTCTCGTAAGTTAGT
Coding sequences:
- the LOC132909785 gene encoding DDB1- and CUL4-associated factor 13, yielding MKVKILTRNPDDYLRETKRDIHKVPRNYDPALHPFEAAREYTRALNAIKLEKVFAKPFVRCLEGHKDGVSCFYKHPSQLSTLISGAFDGEIRVWNLIYNVCTRNILAHNGIVRGIVFSVSGENFISVGDDKTIKTWKSRKPSFNEEEPINTIISKTIISGISHHRTQPIFATCGEVCHLWEETRNEPIRTFKWGVDSLYDIKYNPVQCNLFAACASDRSIILYDARETGPLRKVFMRLRTNKLSWNPMEAVTFTCANEDYNLYTYDIRKLKTPVNVHMDHVEAVIDVDYSPTGREFVSGSYDKSIRIFEVDKGHSREVYHTKRMQRLTCVAWSLDNKYVISGSDEMNIRIWKAKASEKLGVLRPRERTALNYNEALKEKFAAHPQVNRISRHRHVPKHVYNAKAELRTIRQKVKRKEANRRAHSRRGAVPFVSERSRNVVRQEI
- the LOC132909810 gene encoding protein FAM162B: MFCTRLIRQFKLLRIRQLHSTFVRNENKSVSEKSKTTETSQSTDQKEPVDFVTGPPMVALSNMDKRILVWVKRYPSLDQVPDYVSYQCIQHAHTKARIRICFVMMFLAIIICLSAVMIGKRDVAAGKNIATERMKWYMEVKEKGRKEAADKAERE